CGCCCTGCTCACCGGTGCACGCGGCACGGGCAAGTCGTCGCTGGTCAAGGCCCTGCTGACACAGTTTGCCGACGACGGCTTGCGGCTGGTCGAAGTCGCACCCACAGATTTGGTCGAGCTGCCGGAGATCGTCGCGCCGCTGCGGGATGCGCCCTTTCGATTCGTTCTCTACGTCGACGACTTTTCGCTGGGCGCAACAGACGACACGCTGACCGCCCTCAAGGCCGCACTGGACGGCAGCGTGGAAGCACCGCCGGACAACGTGCTGCTCTACGCCACCTCCAATCGACGACACCTGCTGCCGGAACCCAAGTCCGACAATCTGGATGCTCACAACCTGGACGGCGAGATTCACCCGGGCGAGGCGGTGGAAGAAAAAATTTCGCTATCCGACCGATTCGGGCTGTGGTTGTCGTTCTATCCCTTCAACCAGGCTGGCTACCTGGATATCGTCCGCGCCCATCTGCGGCGGCTCGGCAGTGAAGAACTCACGGACGAGGCCCGCACCGCCGCCCTGCAATGGGCATTGGGGCGCGGCTCCCGCTCTGGCCGGACAGCACACCAGTTCGCACGCCACTGGGTGGGTTCACGCCAGATTTAGCCGCCACCGACGCGTATTCGCCTCATCTGGCAGGAAAATTTGCCCAAGGCAAAATTTTTTTCCAACGCCGTTTTGTCAAAACCCGACACTCGACAAACCGGCCGCACAGCCGCGTCGCGACCCCGGTTCGGCTCGCCACCTGAACCTGTGTTCACGAATGAACGAACCAGGATGTCTCCGAATTCTCCAATCAGAGACAAACGGAATTGTCTTTTTAATACAGATATTTAGCTTTTTTATCGAGCGACTTCAATCGGAACGCCGTCGCTGTTTTGAGACAGTAGACGCCCCGCCGCAGCACTCTTATCGTGACCCCACCAGCTGAGCAACGGCCTACACCGCGACTCAGCCCGGTTTGCAAGATTGAGGTTTCGACAAGGAGTCAGGAATGAATCAGCACCAATGGGAAGGTAAGTGGGACCAGATGAAAGGCCAGCTGCGCCAAACCTATGGCGATCTGACCGATGACGAACTTGAAAGCGCCAAAGGTGACCGCGAGGAACTGGTTGGCCGCATCAAGGAAAAGTACGGCGAAACCAAGGAAACGATCAACCAGAAACTGGATGAGATCGCTTCCAAACTGAACTGAAGATCAGCGCA
This Abyssibacter profundi DNA region includes the following protein-coding sequences:
- a CDS encoding ATP-binding protein — encoded protein: MTDAVDFNQPALRWRRGGLQAIQAVQQVRLHDLLGIETQKARLVTNTAQFVAGAPANHALLTGARGTGKSSLVKALLTQFADDGLRLVEVAPTDLVELPEIVAPLRDAPFRFVLYVDDFSLGATDDTLTALKAALDGSVEAPPDNVLLYATSNRRHLLPEPKSDNLDAHNLDGEIHPGEAVEEKISLSDRFGLWLSFYPFNQAGYLDIVRAHLRRLGSEELTDEARTAALQWALGRGSRSGRTAHQFARHWVGSRQI
- a CDS encoding CsbD family protein, with translation MNQHQWEGKWDQMKGQLRQTYGDLTDDELESAKGDREELVGRIKEKYGETKETINQKLDEIASKLN